A region of Acidobacteriota bacterium DNA encodes the following proteins:
- the fabF gene encoding beta-ketoacyl-ACP synthase II — MKRVVVTGIGIVSPIGVGRENFWSALTMGRSGISRIEAFDTANLKTSIAAVCRDFKPADFFDEREMSRLDRVSQMSIVATKLALCEARLTEEQINNYATGVILGTGFGGQSSIEDFYQAFLLNERSKRSAIAIPKSMYNASAANISMRFKMRGPNITVTTACSSGANAIGIAAHMIRYGQAERMICGGADAPVIPSVMDAWKDMRVLSTQNETPERACRPFSATRDGFVLGEAAGIVVLESLDDALERGATIFAEVLGYGSTADAAHITFPDPEGEAQAILKALQDAQVSAAEIDYINAHGTATKLNDASETEAIKRVFGSRAYEIPISSIKSMLGHSMGASGAVEFIATALAVKEQMVPPTINFEERDPQCDLDYVTDGARPMLQRAGKRTAISNSFGFGGNNAVLVARAYTS; from the coding sequence ATGAAAAGAGTTGTTGTAACAGGCATTGGAATCGTTTCGCCGATTGGTGTCGGTCGCGAAAATTTCTGGTCGGCACTCACTATGGGGCGTAGCGGGATTTCGCGTATTGAAGCATTCGATACCGCGAATCTTAAAACCAGCATCGCGGCGGTGTGTCGCGATTTCAAGCCTGCGGATTTTTTTGATGAACGCGAAATGTCGCGCCTCGACCGGGTTTCGCAGATGTCTATCGTCGCCACCAAACTGGCGCTTTGCGAAGCCAGGCTCACTGAAGAACAGATTAACAATTACGCTACCGGGGTGATTTTGGGAACCGGGTTTGGCGGGCAAAGCTCCATCGAAGATTTTTATCAGGCATTTTTATTGAATGAGCGCAGCAAACGTTCAGCCATCGCGATTCCGAAATCCATGTATAACGCTTCGGCAGCCAATATTTCGATGCGCTTCAAAATGCGCGGTCCCAATATTACGGTGACGACTGCCTGTTCGTCGGGCGCTAACGCCATCGGCATCGCCGCGCATATGATTCGTTATGGGCAGGCCGAGCGCATGATTTGCGGCGGAGCGGATGCGCCGGTCATTCCGTCGGTGATGGACGCCTGGAAAGATATGCGGGTGTTATCGACGCAAAATGAAACGCCTGAACGCGCCTGTCGCCCGTTTAGCGCCACGCGTGACGGATTCGTTTTAGGCGAAGCCGCGGGCATCGTGGTTTTGGAAAGTTTGGACGATGCGCTTGAGCGCGGCGCGACGATTTTCGCAGAAGTGCTCGGTTACGGCTCAACCGCAGATGCTGCGCACATCACTTTCCCTGACCCGGAAGGCGAAGCCCAGGCGATATTGAAAGCCTTGCAGGATGCCCAGGTCAGTGCTGCCGAAATTGATTACATCAACGCCCATGGCACGGCGACAAAATTGAATGATGCTTCGGAAACCGAAGCCATCAAGCGCGTATTTGGCAGCCGGGCTTATGAGATTCCCATCAGTTCGATTAAATCCATGCTCGGTCATTCGATGGGCGCCTCGGGGGCAGTCGAATTCATCGCTACGGCGCTCGCGGTAAAAGAGCAAATGGTGCCGCCAACGATAAATTTTGAAGAACGCGACCCGCAATGTGATTTGGATTATGTGACGGATGGGGCAAGACCGATGCTTCAGAGAGCAGGGAAGCGCACCGCCATATCGAACTCGTTCGGTTTTGGCGGCAATAACGCAGTTCTTGTTGCGCGAGCGTACACTTCATAG
- a CDS encoding aminotransferase class I/II-fold pyridoxal phosphate-dependent enzyme — translation MQRQARIGVKDVFEKAISYTKPDEFREVGLYPYFTEFTSGSDSGNAEVMMGERRIMMFGSNNYLGLTTHPEVKAAAREAIEKYGTGCSGSRMLNGTMNLHVELEEQLAQFMNREAALVFGTGFQTNLGAISSITGRGDVIVADRNIHASLLDGCLASFARTLRFRHNDMEDLENILASLAPDEGRLIVVDGVFSMEGDIANLHDIVSLATKYGARVYVDEAHGIGVLGAHGRGAAEHFGVEDRVDIVMGTFSKSFASIGGFVAAKREVIEFIKHHSRAFVYSASLAPANAAAVLKAIEIIRREPERREGVKAMGDKIRREFTRLGFKLLEGNTPIIPVVLGDESLVCRFFLDLLNEENIYTNPVLPPAVTHGLIRISCMATHTDEQAEQLFAAMHRVGKKLGVIQ, via the coding sequence ATGCAGCGACAGGCGCGCATAGGCGTGAAAGATGTTTTTGAAAAAGCCATAAGCTATACCAAGCCAGATGAGTTCCGGGAGGTCGGGTTGTATCCTTACTTCACGGAATTTACCAGCGGTTCGGATTCGGGCAATGCCGAGGTCATGATGGGCGAACGCCGCATTATGATGTTTGGCTCGAATAACTATCTCGGCTTGACCACCCACCCGGAAGTGAAAGCTGCTGCCCGTGAAGCGATAGAAAAATACGGCACCGGTTGTTCGGGTTCGCGTATGCTCAATGGCACGATGAATCTTCACGTCGAACTCGAAGAACAGCTCGCGCAATTTATGAATCGTGAAGCGGCGCTGGTTTTTGGCACCGGGTTTCAAACCAATCTGGGCGCGATTTCCAGCATTACCGGGCGCGGCGATGTGATTGTTGCCGACCGCAATATTCACGCATCATTGCTTGACGGATGCCTTGCCTCGTTTGCCAGGACTCTCAGATTCCGCCACAACGATATGGAGGATTTGGAAAATATCCTGGCAAGCCTCGCGCCCGACGAAGGGCGTTTAATTGTTGTGGACGGTGTTTTTTCAATGGAAGGTGACATCGCCAATTTGCACGACATCGTCAGTCTGGCGACGAAATATGGCGCGCGGGTTTATGTTGATGAAGCGCATGGTATCGGGGTGTTGGGGGCACATGGTCGGGGAGCCGCCGAACATTTCGGCGTCGAAGACCGGGTTGATATTGTGATGGGAACCTTTTCAAAATCCTTTGCCTCGATAGGCGGCTTCGTGGCTGCCAAACGCGAAGTCATCGAATTTATTAAGCATCACAGCCGGGCATTCGTTTATTCGGCGTCACTTGCGCCTGCCAATGCCGCGGCAGTTTTAAAAGCTATTGAAATCATTAGACGCGAACCCGAACGCCGCGAGGGGGTCAAGGCGATGGGCGATAAAATTCGCAGAGAATTTACCCGCCTCGGTTTTAAACTGTTAGAAGGCAATACCCCGATTATTCCTGTGGTGCTGGGCGATGAATCGCTGGTTTGCCGTTTCTTTCTCGATTTACTGAACGAAGAAAATATCTATACCAATCCCGTGTTGCCTCCTGCCGTGACGCATGGCTTAATCAGAATCAGTTGTATGGCGACGCATACAGATGAACAGGCGGAACAATTATTTGCGGCAATGCATCGGGTAGGCAAGAAATTAGGAGTCATTCAATAA
- a CDS encoding acyl carrier protein — protein MTREATESVAAIEETVKEIIVAELRVDRSKLEPTTHIMKDLGADSLDALNIALRLEDAFKIKIPDEAIPNFLTVGDIVRGVNDHLSVRN, from the coding sequence ATGACCAGAGAGGCTACAGAAAGCGTTGCTGCGATTGAGGAGACTGTGAAGGAAATTATCGTTGCCGAATTGCGTGTTGATCGAAGCAAACTGGAACCGACCACTCATATTATGAAAGATTTGGGTGCCGATTCACTCGATGCGCTCAATATCGCCTTACGTCTGGAAGACGCCTTTAAAATAAAAATTCCCGATGAAGCGATTCCCAATTTCCTGACCGTCGGTGACATCGTCAGAGGCGTCAACGATCACTTGTCAGTGCGCAATTAA
- a CDS encoding GTPase domain-containing protein → MTFINYASREINCKIVYYGPGLGGKTTNLQYIYDSTAAQSKGKLISLATETDRTLFFDFLPLDLGTVRGFKTRFHLYTVPGQVFYDASRKLILKGVDGVVFVADSQRERMDANIESLYNLDENLKQHGYDLMKVPYVLQFNKRDLANAVTYDELRKELLRKDEPIFEAVANKGVGVFDTLKAVAKQVLMELRKGSAG, encoded by the coding sequence GTGACGTTCATCAATTACGCATCGCGAGAAATCAACTGCAAAATTGTCTACTATGGTCCCGGGTTAGGCGGCAAAACGACCAACCTGCAATACATTTATGATTCGACCGCCGCCCAATCCAAAGGCAAACTCATCAGCCTGGCTACTGAAACCGACCGCACATTATTTTTCGACTTCTTACCGCTCGACCTCGGCACCGTGCGCGGTTTTAAAACCCGTTTTCATTTATACACCGTTCCCGGACAAGTGTTTTATGACGCCAGCCGCAAGCTCATCCTCAAAGGGGTTGATGGCGTGGTCTTTGTTGCCGATTCGCAACGCGAACGCATGGATGCGAATATCGAATCGCTCTATAACCTCGATGAAAACCTCAAACAACACGGCTACGATTTAATGAAGGTTCCTTATGTGTTGCAATTCAACAAACGCGACCTCGCGAATGCAGTGACTTATGATGAACTCAGAAAAGAATTGTTACGCAAAGACGAACCGATTTTTGAAGCGGTAGCCAATAAAGGCGTGGGGGTTTTTGACACCTTGAAGGCGGTTGCTAAACAGGTGTTGATGGAACTCAGAAAAGGTAGCGCCGGTTAA
- a CDS encoding roadblock/LC7 domain-containing protein — protein sequence MTTPVVMYEEEYALLKTVISRLCVDANAKFVFLVDKNGQQIASYGEMTDLDTTSLASLTAGNVAATDGLANLIGERGFPVLSHEGEKENIHISIVAGRVILVVIFDERSSLGLVRLRVKRASGEMNQIFEAIDAKVTRERDMGFSFDSPFAEITEDDIDALFN from the coding sequence ATGACGACTCCTGTCGTAATGTACGAAGAAGAGTACGCACTGTTAAAAACGGTTATCTCTCGTCTGTGCGTAGATGCCAATGCAAAATTTGTCTTTCTGGTTGACAAGAACGGTCAACAAATCGCCTCATATGGCGAGATGACCGACCTCGATACCACCAGCCTTGCCAGTTTAACTGCCGGTAATGTTGCAGCCACCGATGGTCTGGCAAATTTGATTGGTGAACGCGGATTCCCCGTGCTTTCGCACGAAGGCGAAAAAGAGAATATCCATATTTCCATCGTCGCCGGTCGGGTTATTCTGGTGGTGATATTCGATGAACGGTCGAGCCTGGGACTGGTACGTCTCAGGGTCAAGCGCGCATCGGGCGAAATGAACCAGATTTTTGAAGCCATTGACGCAAAAGTTACCCGTGAACGCGATATGGGATTTTCGTTCGATTCGCCTTTTGCGGAAATTACCGAAGACGATATTGACGCTCTGTTTAATTAA
- a CDS encoding ArgE/DapE family deacylase, with amino-acid sequence MESKFARHLSREEIVRIVCELVRVDTTNPPGNEYLCKAIVTQCLNKLGMEISYYEKAPGRTNVVGKLGNGKKSIGFVSHMDVVPPGELDLWQTPPFEPTIIEDKIFGRGTLDDKGSFACAYSACKAFLAEHPDFDGTIYLIAAADEEMGSELGIIYLVEECGLKFDVAIIPDGGRMDLSIYGEKGILWVELESRGIQAHGSTPELGRNAIVPLAEWIGEIKTLDLGANFDKAFDGWTMNVGTIQGGVSTNTIPPVARATLDFRLPAGIAKADVLAKLEEKAALVRHRSPDAELSLKILHETEPHLSDKNSVIIQSFDAAAKRLNLPMRYETFGGNTVAKNLFFAGITSVVHYPGDEKLAHVPNEFVNIDELLLGSLLYAETLEAYFFGEVSELE; translated from the coding sequence ATGGAATCGAAATTTGCCCGACACCTGAGCCGCGAAGAAATCGTCCGCATCGTTTGTGAACTGGTGCGCGTCGATACCACCAATCCGCCCGGTAATGAATATCTCTGCAAAGCCATAGTCACCCAGTGTCTGAATAAACTCGGCATGGAAATTTCTTATTATGAAAAAGCGCCGGGGCGCACCAATGTGGTTGGCAAGCTTGGCAACGGCAAAAAATCCATCGGCTTCGTGTCGCATATGGATGTCGTGCCACCGGGCGAGCTAGACCTTTGGCAGACGCCGCCTTTTGAACCGACGATTATCGAAGACAAAATATTCGGACGCGGCACGCTCGATGATAAGGGGTCGTTTGCCTGCGCTTATTCAGCCTGCAAAGCGTTTCTTGCCGAACACCCGGATTTCGACGGCACCATTTATCTGATTGCCGCCGCCGATGAAGAGATGGGGTCAGAGTTAGGCATTATTTATCTGGTTGAAGAATGCGGTTTGAAATTCGATGTCGCGATTATTCCCGATGGCGGGCGCATGGATTTATCGATTTATGGCGAAAAAGGCATTCTCTGGGTCGAGTTAGAGAGTCGCGGCATTCAAGCGCACGGTTCGACGCCTGAACTCGGACGCAATGCCATCGTGCCGCTTGCCGAATGGATTGGCGAAATCAAGACGCTCGATTTAGGCGCGAATTTCGATAAAGCATTTGATGGCTGGACGATGAATGTCGGCACCATTCAAGGCGGCGTTTCGACCAATACCATTCCACCGGTTGCCCGCGCCACCCTTGATTTTCGTTTGCCCGCAGGCATCGCAAAAGCCGATGTTCTGGCAAAACTTGAGGAGAAAGCGGCGCTCGTGCGTCATCGTTCGCCCGATGCCGAGTTGAGTTTAAAAATATTGCATGAAACCGAGCCGCACCTGTCGGATAAAAATTCGGTGATTATTCAAAGTTTCGATGCGGCGGCAAAACGGTTGAATTTACCAATGCGCTATGAAACTTTCGGTGGCAACACGGTGGCAAAAAATCTCTTTTTCGCGGGTATCACCTCGGTGGTGCATTATCCGGGCGACGAAAAACTCGCGCATGTGCCCAATGAATTCGTCAACATTGACGAACTCCTGCTCGGTTCGCTGCTCTATGCCGAAACCCTTGAGGCATATTTTTTCGGGGAAGTGTCTGAGCTTGAATAA